A genomic stretch from Bos javanicus breed banteng chromosome 29, ARS-OSU_banteng_1.0, whole genome shotgun sequence includes:
- the MSANTD2 gene encoding myb/SANT-like DNA-binding domain-containing protein 2 isoform X5, with amino-acid sequence MPQPFSSARGSGEPHSRPSPRQRSARRGRVRGERPGATGDLHAAAGARSRSPANKPGPRAAPESGAAGCEGASLPGGAAAAAWKMAAPCGSELPANSPLKIPKMEVLSPASPGGLSDGNPSLSDPSTPRGASPLGPGSAAGSGAAASGGLGLGLGGRSAASSSVSFSPGGGGGGGAAAAAAAACRGMSWTPAETNALIAVWGNERLVEARYQQLEGAGTVFGSKAPGPAMYERVSRALAELGYERTPSQCRERIKMKYLSQREH; translated from the coding sequence ATGCCCCAACCCTTCTCCTCCGCTCGGGGCTCCGGCGAGCCTCATTCTCGCCCCTCGCCCCGGCAGAGGAGCGCGCGCCGCGGCCGGGTGCGCGGAGAAAGACCAGGGGCGACGGGCGACCTCCACGCTGCCGCCGGGGCCCGCAGCCGCTCGCCGGCCAACAAGCCAGGCCCGAGGGCAGCCCCGGAGTCCGGGGCGGCCGGATGTGAGGGCGCGTCACTTCCGGGCGGTGCAGCGGCGGCCGCTTGGAAGATGGCTGCGCCCTGTGGCTCGGAGCTGCCCGCCAACTCGCCGCTAAAAATCCCGAAGATGGAGGTGCTCTCCCCGGCTTCTCCTGGTGGCCTGAGCGACGGAAACCCATCGCTGTCCGACCCTTCCACGCCTCGGGGTGCCTCCCCGCTCGGGCCGGGCAGTGCGGCGGGCTCGGGGGCAGCGGCGTCCGGGGGTctcgggctggggctggggggccgCAGCGCCGCCTCGTCCTCGGTCTCCTTCTCCCCTGGTGGCGGCGGTGGTGGCGGGGCTgcggcagccgccgccgccgcctgccGGGGCATGTCGTGGACGCCGGCAGAGACGAACGCGCTCATCGCAGTGTGGGGCAACGAGCGGCTGGTGGAGGCACGGTACCAGCAGCTGGAGGGAGCCGGCACGGTGTTCGGCAGCAAGGCCCCCGGGCCGGCCATGTACGAGCGCGTGTCCCGGGCCCTGGCCGAGCTGGGCTACGAGCGGACCCCGTCCCAGTGCCGGGAGCGCATCAAG
- the MSANTD2 gene encoding myb/SANT-like DNA-binding domain-containing protein 2 isoform X4, with amino-acid sequence MPQPFSSARGSGEPHSRPSPRQRSARRGRVRGERPGATGDLHAAAGARSRSPANKPGPRAAPESGAAGCEGASLPGGAAAAAWKMAAPCGSELPANSPLKIPKMEVLSPASPGGLSDGNPSLSDPSTPRGASPLGPGSAAGSGAAASGGLGLGLGGRSAASSSVSFSPGGGGGGGAAAAAAAACRGMSWTPAETNALIAVWGNERLVEARYQQLEGAGTVFGSKAPGPAMYERVSRALAELGYERTPSQCRERIKLVRCPELNAVFQLWPHRC; translated from the coding sequence ATGCCCCAACCCTTCTCCTCCGCTCGGGGCTCCGGCGAGCCTCATTCTCGCCCCTCGCCCCGGCAGAGGAGCGCGCGCCGCGGCCGGGTGCGCGGAGAAAGACCAGGGGCGACGGGCGACCTCCACGCTGCCGCCGGGGCCCGCAGCCGCTCGCCGGCCAACAAGCCAGGCCCGAGGGCAGCCCCGGAGTCCGGGGCGGCCGGATGTGAGGGCGCGTCACTTCCGGGCGGTGCAGCGGCGGCCGCTTGGAAGATGGCTGCGCCCTGTGGCTCGGAGCTGCCCGCCAACTCGCCGCTAAAAATCCCGAAGATGGAGGTGCTCTCCCCGGCTTCTCCTGGTGGCCTGAGCGACGGAAACCCATCGCTGTCCGACCCTTCCACGCCTCGGGGTGCCTCCCCGCTCGGGCCGGGCAGTGCGGCGGGCTCGGGGGCAGCGGCGTCCGGGGGTctcgggctggggctggggggccgCAGCGCCGCCTCGTCCTCGGTCTCCTTCTCCCCTGGTGGCGGCGGTGGTGGCGGGGCTgcggcagccgccgccgccgcctgccGGGGCATGTCGTGGACGCCGGCAGAGACGAACGCGCTCATCGCAGTGTGGGGCAACGAGCGGCTGGTGGAGGCACGGTACCAGCAGCTGGAGGGAGCCGGCACGGTGTTCGGCAGCAAGGCCCCCGGGCCGGCCATGTACGAGCGCGTGTCCCGGGCCCTGGCCGAGCTGGGCTACGAGCGGACCCCGTCCCAGTGCCGGGAGCGCATCAAG